In Tachysurus fulvidraco isolate hzauxx_2018 chromosome 11, HZAU_PFXX_2.0, whole genome shotgun sequence, one DNA window encodes the following:
- the si:dkey-118k5.3 gene encoding NLR family CARD domain-containing protein 3 isoform X2: protein MAVESCSVQIQKRRVELVENWSKHLNPLLVHLLEMGAVTEEDVSFIKGGGMLGERDCMRTMLDVLQGRGEEPCQAFLFLLSNFSNFTRSTNLSVKDPVSDHLQRHKDILAKQHTPGNYLGSTSGLPKVDWFTDITFSKDAGRQVPVHFQHETSVVGDAFRAGRAETRGHGETCSFKDIYQNLLSDSGNGVALLSGVAGSGKTTVIKRLVQEWAVDADLQKIILPLSFRELSLITEPLSLQVLLSDHYSHLKPILPELMTSNQVQLLIILDGLDEFCFPLDFERTPKCSDPERELSVGAMVVNLIKKILLPDIAILLTSRLHAVTKVPQLLVNQFYNVLGFSPDQQRQYFEKSCTSSKTADTVWAFVSSHKPLQLMCHIPAFCWIVSTALHNGNSFLISDTVTPSGESQTTEKVIEDQSRTSSEPNTAINNSHVIGTRPVTITEIYCCFFKTILLFHVGGCVEGLHLNRLHDAPHLLKETKAKIRCLGALAFKGLLERRFVFDSSDLASFSLDCNELLRAFLMEILKEDRSSLTYEKHFQFIHTSIQEFLAALYYVLESLSGSDPFTGLKRNMGLLAPAMHSHLMSIISKLRQPQHLLRRRIKKALHWGERHQSGHLDLFCRFVSGLLVPKTRFILNGLFRDEPRSYLTSCVPLPHASPPFVLRLLHSQLHSPTLSPERQLNVCHCLYEAQDPGLPQRLQAWLKLLSQEGMGYCNLTNRDWSELAFLLQLSPDLQSINLEAQGLDSEGLRRLLPVLPLFSTLRLAQNPLGPEGAEVLSLALQSPDCHIERLWVVATGLGCEGVKILAEGLKKNHTVIDLRMAINNIGDVGAAALAELLKTNHTLKDIRLRDNFVSDKGVELLKEALMENTTLEFLWLFDNKISKEGVRQLKEFSKNRPNVDIKVCF from the exons ATGGCTGTTGAATCATGCAGTGTGCAAATACAAAAGCGCCGTGTGGAGCTGGTGGAGAACTGGAGCAAACACTTGAACCCTCTTCTGGTTCACCTTCTGGAAATGGGGGCTGTTACCGAAGAGGACGTGAGCTTTATAAAAGGTGGTGGGATGTTAGGTGAACGAGACTGTATGAGGACAATGCTGGATGTCCTGCAGGGACGAGGAGAGGAGCCGTGCCAAGCTTTTCTGTTCCTGTTGTCTAACTTTTCTAATTTCACCAGAAGCACAAACCTGAGTGTGAAAGATCCTGTGAGTGACCATCTCCAAAGACACAAAGATATCTTGGCCAAGCAACACACACCAGGGAATTATCTGGGATCGACTTCCGGACTTCCCAAGGTGGACTGGTTCACCGACATTACGTTTTCTAAGGATGCAGGACGCCAAGTGCCTGTTCATTTCCAGCATGAGACATCAGTTGTCGGGGACGCCTTTAGGGCAGGGAGGGCCGAGACAAGAGGACATGGGGAGACTTGTTCTTTTAAAGACATCTATCAGAACCTGCTCTCTGACTCCGGGAATGGTGTGGCCTTGTTGTCGGGGGTGGCAGGAAGTGGCAAAACCACTGTGATTAAACGGTTAGTTCAGGAATGGGCTGTAGACGCAGACCTACAAAAGATAATCTTGCCTCTGTCTTTTCGTGAACTGAGCCTAATTACTGAACCCCTGAGCCTTCAGGTTTTGCTGTCTGATCATTACAGTCATCTCAAACCTATTTTGCCAGAATTAATGACTTCCAACCAAGTCCAGCTTCTGATTATTCTGGATGGGCTTGATGAGTTCTGTTTCCCCTTGGACTTTGAACGCACTCCTAAATGTTCAGACCCTGAGCGGGAGCTATCTGTAGGAGCCATGGTAGTGAATCTAATAAAAAAGATCCTCTTGCCAGACATCGCTATTCTCCTCACTTCTCGTCTTCACGCTGTCACAAAAGTGCCACAGTTGCTTGTAAACCAGTTCTACAATGTTTTGGGCTTCTCACCAGACCAACAACGGCAGTACTTTGAGAAAAGCTGTACCTCCAGCAAGACTGCTGATACTGTGTGGGCATTTGTATCTTCTCACAAACCCTTACAGCTCATGTGTCACATCCCCGCCTTCTGCTGGATTGTGTCTACTGCCTTGCACAATGGCAATTCCTTCCTCATTTCTGACACCGTAACACCGAGTGGTGAGTCACAAACAACTGAAAAAGTAATAGAAGATCAGTCTCGGACCTCATCTGAACCTAACACAGCGATAAACAACAGCCATGTCATTGGCACCAGACCAGTTACAATCACTGAGATCTACTGCTGCTTTTTTAAAACCATACTCCTCTTCCATGTTGGTGGGTGTGTAGAGGGCTTGCATCTCAACAGGCTTCACGATGCCCCTCATCTCCTAAAGGAGACAAAAGCAAAAATTAGATGTTTGGGTGCCCTGGCCTTCAAAGGCCTACTGGAGAGGCGATTTGTTTTCGACTCCTCAGACCTGGCCTCTTTCTCTCTAGACTGCAATGAGCTCCTGCGTGCCTTCCTAATGGAAATCCTTAAAGAGGACAGATCTTCTCTAACATATGAGAAGCATTTTCAGTTTATTCATACCAGCATCCAAGAGTTCCTAGCTGCACTTTATTATGTTCTGGAGTCATTGTCAGGTTCGGACCCGTTCACAGGACTTAAGCGGAACATGGGACTCCTTGCTCCAGCAATGCACTCGCACTTAATGTCTATTATTAGTAAATTACGTCAACCACAACATCTCTTGCGTAGACGTATTAAAAAAGCTCTCCACTGGGGAGAACGCCATCAGTCCGGACACCTGGATCTCTTCTGCAG ATTTGTATCTGGCTTGCTAGTCCCCAAGACCCGTTTCATCTTGAATGGCCTTTTCCGTGATGAACCACGGTCATATTTGACCTCGTGTGTGCCCTTGCCTCATGCTTCTCCACCATTTGTGCTGCGGTTGCTCCACTCACAGCTCCACAGCCCTACTCTGAGTCCTGAAAGACAGCTGAATGTGTGCCACTGCCTTTATGAGGCTCAGGACCCTGGGCTGCCACAGAGACTGCAGGCCTGGCTAAAACTGCTCTCTCAGGAGGGTATGGGTTACTGTAACTTGACTAACAGGGACTGGAGTGAGCTAGCTTTTCTCCTGCAGCTAAGTCCGGACCTGCAGTCGATAAATTTGGAAGCACAAGGGCTTGATTCTGAGGGACTACGCAGACTCCTTCCTGTGCTTCCCCTATTTTCCACCCTCAG GCTTGCACAGAATCCTCTGGGTCCAGAGGGGGCAGAAGTGTTGTCTCTTGCTCTACAGAGTCCTGACTGTCATATTGAGAGACTGTG ggtggTAGCGACGGGTTTGGGCTGTGAGGGAGTCAAGATCTTAGCAGAGGGACTTAAAAAGAACCACACAGTGATTGACCTCAG AATGGCAATTAATAATATTGGTGACGTTGGAGCTGCTGCTCTTGCTGAATTATTGAAGACTAATCATACTCTAAAAGATATTAG ACTTAGGGACAATTTCGTGTCAGATAAAGGAGTAGAACTGCTTAAGGAAGCCCTTATGGAAAACACCACCTTAGAGTTCCTATG GTTATTTGACAACAAAATTTCCAAGGAAGGTGTTCGGCAGCTGAAGGAATTTTCAAAGAACCGACCCAACGTTGACATAAAGGTCTGCTTCTGA
- the si:dkey-118k5.3 gene encoding NLR family CARD domain-containing protein 3 isoform X1, protein MAVESCSVQIQKRRVELVENWSKHLNPLLVHLLEMGAVTEEDVSFIKGGGMLGERDCMRTMLDVLQGRGEEPCQAFLFLLSNFSNFTRSTNLSVKDPVSDHLQRHKDILAKQHTPGNYLGSTSGLPKVDWFTDITFSKDAGRQVPVHFQHETSVVGDAFRAGRAETRGHGETCSFKDIYQNLLSDSGNGVALLSGVAGSGKTTVIKRLVQEWAVDADLQKIILPLSFRELSLITEPLSLQVLLSDHYSHLKPILPELMTSNQVQLLIILDGLDEFCFPLDFERTPKCSDPERELSVGAMVVNLIKKILLPDIAILLTSRLHAVTKVPQLLVNQFYNVLGFSPDQQRQYFEKSCTSSKTADTVWAFVSSHKPLQLMCHIPAFCWIVSTALHNGNSFLISDTVTPSGESQTTEKVIEDQSRTSSEPNTAINNSHVIGTRPVTITEIYCCFFKTILLFHVGGCVEGLHLNRLHDAPHLLKETKAKIRCLGALAFKGLLERRFVFDSSDLASFSLDCNELLRAFLMEILKEDRSSLTYEKHFQFIHTSIQEFLAALYYVLESLSGSDPFTGLKRNMGLLAPAMHSHLMSIISKLRQPQHLLRRRIKKALHWGERHQSGHLDLFCRFVSGLLVPKTRFILNGLFRDEPRSYLTSCVPLPHASPPFVLRLLHSQLHSPTLSPERQLNVCHCLYEAQDPGLPQRLQAWLKLLSQEGMGYCNLTNRDWSELAFLLQLSPDLQSINLEAQGLDSEGLRRLLPVLPLFSTLRLAQNPLGPEGAEVLSLALQSPDCHIERLWVVATGLGCEGVKILAEGLKKNHTVIDLRMAINNIGDVGAAALAELLKTNHTLKDIRLRDNFVSDKGVELLKEALMENTTLEFLWLFDNKISKEGVRQLKEFSKNRPNVDIKFSLI, encoded by the exons ATGGCTGTTGAATCATGCAGTGTGCAAATACAAAAGCGCCGTGTGGAGCTGGTGGAGAACTGGAGCAAACACTTGAACCCTCTTCTGGTTCACCTTCTGGAAATGGGGGCTGTTACCGAAGAGGACGTGAGCTTTATAAAAGGTGGTGGGATGTTAGGTGAACGAGACTGTATGAGGACAATGCTGGATGTCCTGCAGGGACGAGGAGAGGAGCCGTGCCAAGCTTTTCTGTTCCTGTTGTCTAACTTTTCTAATTTCACCAGAAGCACAAACCTGAGTGTGAAAGATCCTGTGAGTGACCATCTCCAAAGACACAAAGATATCTTGGCCAAGCAACACACACCAGGGAATTATCTGGGATCGACTTCCGGACTTCCCAAGGTGGACTGGTTCACCGACATTACGTTTTCTAAGGATGCAGGACGCCAAGTGCCTGTTCATTTCCAGCATGAGACATCAGTTGTCGGGGACGCCTTTAGGGCAGGGAGGGCCGAGACAAGAGGACATGGGGAGACTTGTTCTTTTAAAGACATCTATCAGAACCTGCTCTCTGACTCCGGGAATGGTGTGGCCTTGTTGTCGGGGGTGGCAGGAAGTGGCAAAACCACTGTGATTAAACGGTTAGTTCAGGAATGGGCTGTAGACGCAGACCTACAAAAGATAATCTTGCCTCTGTCTTTTCGTGAACTGAGCCTAATTACTGAACCCCTGAGCCTTCAGGTTTTGCTGTCTGATCATTACAGTCATCTCAAACCTATTTTGCCAGAATTAATGACTTCCAACCAAGTCCAGCTTCTGATTATTCTGGATGGGCTTGATGAGTTCTGTTTCCCCTTGGACTTTGAACGCACTCCTAAATGTTCAGACCCTGAGCGGGAGCTATCTGTAGGAGCCATGGTAGTGAATCTAATAAAAAAGATCCTCTTGCCAGACATCGCTATTCTCCTCACTTCTCGTCTTCACGCTGTCACAAAAGTGCCACAGTTGCTTGTAAACCAGTTCTACAATGTTTTGGGCTTCTCACCAGACCAACAACGGCAGTACTTTGAGAAAAGCTGTACCTCCAGCAAGACTGCTGATACTGTGTGGGCATTTGTATCTTCTCACAAACCCTTACAGCTCATGTGTCACATCCCCGCCTTCTGCTGGATTGTGTCTACTGCCTTGCACAATGGCAATTCCTTCCTCATTTCTGACACCGTAACACCGAGTGGTGAGTCACAAACAACTGAAAAAGTAATAGAAGATCAGTCTCGGACCTCATCTGAACCTAACACAGCGATAAACAACAGCCATGTCATTGGCACCAGACCAGTTACAATCACTGAGATCTACTGCTGCTTTTTTAAAACCATACTCCTCTTCCATGTTGGTGGGTGTGTAGAGGGCTTGCATCTCAACAGGCTTCACGATGCCCCTCATCTCCTAAAGGAGACAAAAGCAAAAATTAGATGTTTGGGTGCCCTGGCCTTCAAAGGCCTACTGGAGAGGCGATTTGTTTTCGACTCCTCAGACCTGGCCTCTTTCTCTCTAGACTGCAATGAGCTCCTGCGTGCCTTCCTAATGGAAATCCTTAAAGAGGACAGATCTTCTCTAACATATGAGAAGCATTTTCAGTTTATTCATACCAGCATCCAAGAGTTCCTAGCTGCACTTTATTATGTTCTGGAGTCATTGTCAGGTTCGGACCCGTTCACAGGACTTAAGCGGAACATGGGACTCCTTGCTCCAGCAATGCACTCGCACTTAATGTCTATTATTAGTAAATTACGTCAACCACAACATCTCTTGCGTAGACGTATTAAAAAAGCTCTCCACTGGGGAGAACGCCATCAGTCCGGACACCTGGATCTCTTCTGCAG ATTTGTATCTGGCTTGCTAGTCCCCAAGACCCGTTTCATCTTGAATGGCCTTTTCCGTGATGAACCACGGTCATATTTGACCTCGTGTGTGCCCTTGCCTCATGCTTCTCCACCATTTGTGCTGCGGTTGCTCCACTCACAGCTCCACAGCCCTACTCTGAGTCCTGAAAGACAGCTGAATGTGTGCCACTGCCTTTATGAGGCTCAGGACCCTGGGCTGCCACAGAGACTGCAGGCCTGGCTAAAACTGCTCTCTCAGGAGGGTATGGGTTACTGTAACTTGACTAACAGGGACTGGAGTGAGCTAGCTTTTCTCCTGCAGCTAAGTCCGGACCTGCAGTCGATAAATTTGGAAGCACAAGGGCTTGATTCTGAGGGACTACGCAGACTCCTTCCTGTGCTTCCCCTATTTTCCACCCTCAG GCTTGCACAGAATCCTCTGGGTCCAGAGGGGGCAGAAGTGTTGTCTCTTGCTCTACAGAGTCCTGACTGTCATATTGAGAGACTGTG ggtggTAGCGACGGGTTTGGGCTGTGAGGGAGTCAAGATCTTAGCAGAGGGACTTAAAAAGAACCACACAGTGATTGACCTCAG AATGGCAATTAATAATATTGGTGACGTTGGAGCTGCTGCTCTTGCTGAATTATTGAAGACTAATCATACTCTAAAAGATATTAG ACTTAGGGACAATTTCGTGTCAGATAAAGGAGTAGAACTGCTTAAGGAAGCCCTTATGGAAAACACCACCTTAGAGTTCCTATG GTTATTTGACAACAAAATTTCCAAGGAAGGTGTTCGGCAGCTGAAGGAATTTTCAAAGAACCGACCCAACGTTGACATAAAG TTTTCTCTTATCTAG